tcagattaaaagtctgatgctctaccgactgagctatccgggctcttACATGTTGATGTTCTATCCTCCTCTGAGAAGGTACGTCGAGTACTGTAAAACGTACTACTTCCGGATATGTAAACCTATCCTTTCTTTTTTTGTAGGTAGAGCGCTTGTAGTAAGGAGCCCTCAGCAATACCGACATCCATTTTTATCCGACTTCATACGCAAAGCAACTGGACATATTTTGGAACGCGATTTTATCATGTTTTGTAAATGTGCTGCGGACTTTTTAAGAGCGCTGCGGCCCGCGCCTCCTCGGTTTGGAGTTTTAAATCTGACCGCTCTAAACGCATCTATGTCGGCTAACAGAACGTCCTGGTCCCGCTGGACACATATGCGGGAATCAAGTAACGCCGCCTGGACACCCAAGGTAAagagtaattaatttaaaaactataaaGATGTAAATAAACCCTTTACTGCATGAACAAATATCTAATTTgcaacatataataaaaaacacatattttactCTTCAGGTTCCTCAAGCACCCACATGGGAGCCCGTAGCTGAAAATCAACTACCACCGGTAAGGGgtctttatttttacatatacGTTTTATACTGCAACTTGATTATCATTTGTGTTTTTTCCATATGCAAttaagaaatgtgaaaagggctAATTTTTGTGAcgttaatacatttttgtttctttacCCTATTAACTACCTTAGCAAAAAGTGGCAATACTAACGTTAAATCTTGTCAAAACATGTAATCAATTCAGAGTTCACGTTACTGTTATATATTTCTGAACTAAATAGTGTTTCTTAAACCTTACAACAGAGGGCAACAGAGTAACTTTTAAACCTCCAGAAACTATATGTTctattttattgaataataaaaaaacctaCAGAAACTGCAGCTCAACGTAGAATTttccaaattattattataaatgtcaaAACATTTACTGTACATCAAATGTTACGAGAacagataacaataataatagaaaagGCAGATGAAAAGATTCTTCATCTctacaattgtgttgtttttatgcctttcataaaaagaacaaaacaatttCTATAATTATAGTGTACGAAAAATGCTAATAGTGGGTTCTTACccaaaaaaaagtgtataaagaCTTACAAAGtggaacaaaaaaataacaatatattgAATAACAATtaaagtagtgatttttaaaaaaatattacgaGTTAAGTATTGTCAGAGAGATACATTTAAACCATAGACTTTAtacaattgattcattcattttcttttcggcttagtccctttattaacctaaATACTCCTTAAAAagagacagagaaaaaaaaatttttggtgAAATTTACACTCACCTTATTCAGCTCCATGACAGCCTGATTTACAAATGACTTTTTTAATTTCACTTGGGACTCTAAATCGACGGTTTGACTTTAATGGTATAAATTCATGATTCAACACAAAATTAGGGTTCGAAATGATGTTTCTTGCCAGCCTTGTGAGGTTCTTGTAATTTCGAAGGGTCATAACATTTCTCAAGAGGCATTCCTACTATCCTTGAACAGAATTTAATCTGGTTCATCAAATTTGTTTTAAGATTGACAGACTGACTCATATACTATAAAGAATTACAATACTGCAGAACACTCATAAGTACagacataaataaatgttcaagAATCTTTTTTGATGcttaagacaataaaaaaataagttctttgttttgtcttgttacACTATCAATATGATCTTTCCATGAAACCTTGTTGTCTACCCAAACACTTATATTTGTCTACCTGTCTGACAGGTTACTGAAGGTTACATTATGCATAACTACAGGGTTTGTAGATGCCTCAGATGTTGTGGACCTGAACACGATTTCCTCTGTTTTTTCTAGGTTAATCAAAATAGCATTTTAGTCACACCACTCCACAAGATTATTCACACTTATGTAGAAAAAAAagacacacattttattttaatttgttttatttcatatgtaTGAGAGCATTTaatctattttatatataaaataaattaaatatatatatttttttacttaaaaagttTCCTAAAATGTATGTTTTCCTCCTAAATTAACAGTGTAACCATATTTAACATTTAGGCAACAAGAGTTTCACCAGATTTAGTGGACAAGCTGGAGAGACTGGCGCTTGTTGATTTCGGCAGTGAGGAAGGAGTGGACTGTCTGGAGAAAGCCATCCGGTTTGCTGATCAGCTTCATGTCGTTAACACTGACGGTGTGGAACCAATGGATTCAGTTCTAGAGGACAGGTAATTACTGAAACTCAGATCATCAGGGATCTGATCTGAGGAAAATATAACTTCATTAATTTATCTAACTTTTGATTGTATGATTATATCAccacctgatttcaccaagtaggacaagagaaaacactctttctgaatgtatcaaacaaaactccaatacatgcacagaagataTGATTGGTtatcttcacctgctcaacagaaagggctgcgatcggtgaacagtgttttcatttttaaagccgATGGCGGGAAAatcagccgcggttacagtctgtaTGTGCATAATACGCAGTTATCACAGGTactccataatagacacagtggagaaaacttgcagcTCAGGCACGCTCGTGTCAGAATCCACAaatatcgctttaacagccaagaggagagggaaagttacctcacaaacacacCAGCGGggcaaatgtccaaagtgagagagagagaggtattGGAGATGGAGCTTTACAGCATTTCTGCGTAGTAGTGAAAAGGGGCTTGTGTCCTATGCCGCCTTCATTGTAGTAAGAGCGTTATTTACTCGtccctcgcctccttcgccatagtattctactgcgacatcgcaaataggagataaatgacgtcagtacgtaataaccggttatgatccattttaaaatcctttaacactTGGCAAGCCATTGATTATCCCATTTATTCTGTGGTCTTTTGCCAAAGTTTagacaaaataaaagtattaatgcTCTTGGCAACTTAATATTTGACAATTTTCATCAGTTATGACATGCGTGTGTTTAACCATGTAAATGACACCGGCATATCTCATAGTAACATATGTTAGTTACCTGcgtcaggtgttttttttttgccttcacattctgcatttaaaatcctttaacacaTGGCAAGCCATTGATTATCCCACTTATTATGTGGGCATTTTACAACCTTTAGACAAATTAAAAGTATTAATGCTCTTGGCAACTCAATATTTGACAATTTTCATCAGTTATGACATGCGTGTATGTTTAACCATGTAAATGacatgggcatatctaatagctcatagtaacatgtgttagctacctcttcgcaatttttttcatttattataaaatcacattttgggcgacacgatggctcagtggttagcactgtcacctcacggcaagaaggtcactggttcgagtcccggctaggtcagttggcaattctgtgtggagtttgcatgtttctcccACAGTCTGAAGTCAGGCAGTACAGGTAAATTGTATAAACTCAATTGGctttcatagtgtatgagtgtaaatgtaagagtgtatgggtgtttctcggtgctgggttgcggctggaagggcatcctctgcataaaacacatgctggatcagttggcggttcattccaccgtggtgacccctgataaatatatggactaagccaaatgaaaatgaatgaataaaatcacaTTTCATACTTCATATTTGGAAGTTGATTGATCCCCGTCGGCTCCTTTGTGATGTACACGACATGTCTGTGTTCTTGCGATTACTGCATCTGTCACTGAGTTACTATAGTTACTACTAGTGTTTGAAGGTAGGGCATTTATTTCTGTGAtcaactgtgatcaaaactgattgGAACTACCTGTGCATCAGTCGATATTATTACACACCTCCTAGTCattcagaatcaagaatttcagtAGACCATGTTAATTATTCCTCATAattatttgccatattttctcggCCTAAAATGGTGGATCCAGTCTTGCTCTCTGTAACGTCCAAGTATGTTTGCTCACAGTACAGTGTCAACATTTCctcattgttttcattttttgtacTCCATGCTGTGTACAGAGAGCTGTATCTGAGAGATGATACCGTAACTGAGGGTGAATGTGCCGAAGAGTTGCTCCAGCTGGCCAAACGCACAGTAGAGGAATACTTTCTGGCACCTCCAGGTTAAAAAGAATTTGCTAATCTGTTTTATTAGAACACATTCGTCTCCATACTAACATTTTAAACCTAGATTTGTATATTCAAATGATTTAGCCAGAGATGAAAGGTGCATTTGGCTTTTAGAAACTTTTAATATGCCTAATTTTGATTCACTGTTTACACATTTTCTCATCAGATAAGGTGTATTGGCttctttattattcattatttgtaTGATAtactgaatgaataataatatttaattgttttttttattgcaggaAACATCCCACTCCCAAAAAGAGAAGAGAGATCTGCTATGCTTAAGGACTCCGAATTTTGATGTAAACGTAACACTGGCTCTGGCGtgcattataataaatatttatttcaaaatatctcaTCTGTTGTACTGTGTTTGATTGTGGTGTGGTAATGTTCCACACATATTTAAAGGAAAAGtgtgattacattttttatagtaACTGAAATGTATTCATAATTTGAAACTAATTAATAAACAGCTTACTATAttacttaatttattatattatatagagtCATCTATCATATAATTCGTAGACGTTAATTAACAATAATACTAGGAATAccagacatttttttattatttgttttgcctTTATAAAACAAGTCATCAAGTTAAATTCTCAATAATGTTTGTCTAACAAATGACTGGAAAATGAAAATACTGATGTCGCTGAACAAGAATGCATTGTAGATTAGCGCTGAACGGGTGAGAATGGAAACCGAAAGTTACTCAGCAAGTttttcagaaaagaaaaatgaatgggtTTGTTTCCGTCTCTATATAACCTACTGTAAGTCCATAGCCTGAGGCACATTACAGCTGATGTTGGTGTGGTTTACCAGGCTTAATCAGAAGAGCAGCCGAAGCATTATTCAGCGGAACATCTTTACAACTCGTAAGCTTCAATTATGTCTATATTTTCTAATAACTACATGTACTAGCCTAATTATTTAAAGGAACCAAATGTTTAATTAtcaatgtaaaatcaaataacaGCAGTTTTAATATGGTAATATCTCATTTTTTCTAGATTATGAAACTGACAGTAAAGTTCATGAGTGGATATGAGACCCTGGAAGTGAGCGATGATGCCTCGGTTGGGGAACTCAAACAGCGCATTTTTCAGCTCGTCGGTGTGATTACGTACGAACAGAAGCTTTGTGTGAAtcatgataaaaataatattctTAAGGATGACTCCAGGAGCCTCAGCAGTTACGGGTTGAACTCTGGCTCGGAGGTGATCCTCCTCATTAAGCAATCTTTCCAGGTGTTCGTCAGGAACCACAGCGGCCAGACTAAAACCTATGATGTGGACGCCAACGAGACCGTCGATCAGCTACGGGAAAAAGTCTACCGCAAAGAGAGAGTCCCGGTGGATGAACAGCTGCTAACTTGTAACAGCAAACAACTCCAGTCTGGCATGAAGTTGCAGGACTATGACATCAAAGCAGGAAGCACCATTGACTTGGGTCTCCGTCTTCGGGGAGGATAATCGGAGATCAGCGCGATcctatttattcttttatttattggtGACTAAACGGTAAACATACCGAAAAATACTAAAATTCTTTCCATAATATATTACACGTAGCATAATAGGCTATAACAGGTCTTGCATATTGTAGCaaattattttaagtcatttgatgTATTAGCTTAATTTGGTTTTGAATGATTTGTGTAATAGAGTGTAAAATGTGGAGTGCACGTAATCCTTCATTTTCAGTTTAATGATTCCACATACATGTGCTGATCTAAACCTGTTACTTTTGTTGTATAAattccatttaaaataaaaacgtaCCAAACAAACCAATTCtgtgcattgtgtgtgttttctcatgAGAGGGGAGAGTGGGGAAGAAAGTAACGATGATAAGAaaatgtttttagcagaaatatatttttgccgTGGTTACTAACTCACAAGAGTGCTCTATCAATatcaggtgttattttgtatcgaggtagaacaactccaatataCAAATTGTAGCTTTAAGCAAAGGTACCTCATGCAGAGATGAAAGTAACAACATTTGCTAGATTTAATGGCTTAATCGggcttattattaatatatccGAGTATGACCTTGTTAATGACTACTGCATACATATTTTGGCCTTTATTTCtgcaaaaaaattttaaacagcattttcattttaaatttcacttcCAGCAaaagtttcaaaagcaatccaacaatgcaaaatgttaatttttttattattattggcaatatgcatgaatattttaaaacatctgattCCAAAAactgcaaactctaatgtggaagtgaaaaacaAGGCAtggctattagcagtgggacatacTGTAACtaacagtgttactttcgtcccctcagaaactcttgccatttaattctgatttacttttaaactaaaaaaaacttaggatgtgttattgcactaaataacttgtagattgatcattactgtgacacatgaaaagagaaacacaacttgtaataaggaaaaataaaacactacaataatttactttctgcatttaaaaacagaaatttggaGCCAACTGTGGCACACAGTCCCAAATCtggtgatatttggcagctccatcaagagTTGCACACtgcctggaaagcaaatgttgtcagggctttgaGAAAATCGCTTTGACACTTTCATCCCGCTCTCCCCTATATGGGAGTATGgattttaaacattttcatttaactGCATGAACCAATACAAGAGGACATTTCCATTTTCCGAAGCTCATCATAACGTATATGTAACCACTGTTATTATCATAGTGATATCTGTCCATTGCAAATGAATTATTTTGTGAATGCAGTAGTGTGATAGAAAAGCAGCAGGCCCAGCTGTAATGTCctgtctgctgtgtgttctgaATTGGCTAAAGCCTTGAAAGATGTGTGTACAAAATAATAGCAGTGTGGAGTTTAAGGAGAAACCGATGAAAACCGATGTCAAAAATCTTTGTTTATTAAGGAGGAAAGTCAGCAATGTGTctcataaaatttaaatatttttctttccaaattataatgtaaaatggGTCATAAAATGTTCAAAAGAACAATGTAATTTAAGTAAAAAAGTTGATTTGAAAAGGGAAAACATACAAAGAGGTGGAGCAAATTATAGGGTGCTCATCTGAAATGATCTCCAATGCTTTAAAATGGCAACAAAAACCTGAAACACAtgggtttttaaatgtatttgaacaGGGCAATGCTAGGGCCAAACGCAATCTGGGCTCACAGAAATTCACAGATTTCCTTAAAATTTTTTTGTCCATCATTGAgttcatttacttgtgtaaatatgtatattttttatttcagtaattttattaacttatatgcaaatgttaatttgatttatttacaatgcagttagtaaagtaatattttctgtcttttagtaaagaTATTATATAAGagccttgctttgtttaccaaacaaatggatcaaattggatttgcaaatttaaaattacattaattttagtcattatttttttgttttatgtttaaggTTTTTAGGTACTATACTCAAAATTATTCAGCATGAATCTGCTGATTGTTTACAAAATTCTACACAGAAATACCTCTAGTCTGACCCTAGTAATgtaccccccacccccacccccaccccaatAAGTGGGTAGCATCTTCGTTTCAGACAAAAAGGACTGAGGTAATAGAGTCGCCTTCTCAATCTCCTGACCTCAACCCAAATAAAAACTTGTGGAGTGATGATAAAAATTCAGGTTctgaagaaaaacacaatatttGCAGGAACTGTATGGACCGAAAAAAAACCCTGCTTGGTTGCTAAATGTTTTATcataattaaaagtaataataatgtcTCCACAATTAGTTATTAGTTTAGTAGTTTGAACTGAAGCACAGTATGTCACAGTATGAATTTTAATACTGCAATTTTTAACAGCTTAATTTTCACATTATTtgccttctgtaaaaaaaaaatcgcataATATTTTGATTTAGAATTGATGTttccattatatttatatatttgaaatatataaaagCAATTGAAAAATACTTGCACTTTGTTCACTTTTTTGATCAGATTTAGAAAATTGcattaattacttattttaaaaagtccaATAAAACACTGGTTATGCTTAAAAGTATCACTTTGCCATGACAAATATAAAACTTGTCTTTAAGTCAGCtgctaaaatgtctaaaatgagGACATTTAAATATCACACTAAATAATATCAGTTACTTGACAGGTTTTCTTATGTAACAAACACTCATTGTTCTAATAATGTCACGAAATAGATTGGAGCGGGTGTGTCGTTTTTGTATGACGTGCTTTACTTGGATTTCCCCAATCATGTGACCATAGAAAGCTCATTCCAGTGATTTCATGTTATGCCAAAATAAACTTCGCAACTGTTGTTACATTTAGTCTCacttactgaaaaaaacagcttaaaccagcctagactggttggctggttttagctggtcgaccagcctggttttagaggggttttggccatttccaggctagtttccagccatttccagcctggtcctagctggtcaggctggaaaatgaccagctaaaaccagcttgaccagcctagccaggctgggagcccagccaaaaccagctatgtccagcttaaaccaggctggtcaagctggttttagctggatttagctggtcattttccagcctgaccagctaggaccaggctggaaatggctagaaaccagcctggaaatggccaaaacccctttaaaaccaggctggccaaccaactaaaaccagccaaccagcctaggctggtttaagctggatttttcagcagggttgtatttcatttgtaaatacagtTTTCCTTGTAGTTTACAGAAAAAGCAGAAAGCTATATTCTTTCTttctccaaaaaataaaataaataaatagaaaatataaccATAACCAACCTTCCCAATGCTGTGGTTGCACAAATAAGAAGTGCAAGTGTGTCTATTTAACTTTTTCAAACATCTTAGTGAAACAAAAGGTCAGAATATGGATATAACAATATTCAATCCATTCAGTGTAACctattataatatttatgtaaaaattaaaccacataaTAGCATTTGCCTCATATCTTTTTGTATGTAGGCCATTAggctaaaataacattttattatattttacaatctacatatttaatttattatattaatttattctgACAAATGCAACATCCATTGATTGATTATTGCTGCTCAAAACCACCTTTTTGTCTCTAATGTAGGATCATTAGTTAATTTGCACTGGCTGTTGATCAGAGACTTGCCCGGGCTTGCATCAGCAATTTTGGGAGAATGGAAACCGAAAGTAATTTCCTGCGCTTTCGGAAACGAAACACTAGTTGGAGGCGGGGCTTGAGTTCATGCCTTAAATATTCTTGCCTCTGATCACTGTAGCACATCACTTGATTTCGGTGCGACTTACAGAACTTAATCAAGGAGGAAGAAAATAATCAGCGAAAGCCTCATTCAACAACTTGTCTTAACAATATAGCTCGGTAAGTCCTTCATCATGTAATTATTAGTCCTATACGTTGATGCTTTTaaaaacagcacattttaaataGGCATAAATTGTTgtcttaatttaataatttattttattcggACAGGTGTGACGATGCAGCTGATAGTAAAACTGCTTAGCGGTGAGGAGAAGCGCCTGGAAGTAAGCGGTGATGCTACCGTTGGAAATCTCAAACAGGTTATCTCTCAGTACTTCAAAGTACCCGCTTTTAAGCAGAAGCTGTCGGCCGAAAACGGTCAACGGATCAGCCTGGAGGATGAATCCCGGACCCTCACCAGCTACGGGCTGAACTCCGGCTCGGTGGTGATGCTCCTCATCACAACTAATCCCGCATCTTTCCAGGTGTTCGTCAAGAACGAAAAGGGACAGGTCAAAACTTATGATGTGAACGCCAACGAGACCGTCGATCAGCTCCAGACCAAGATCTACCAGAAAGAGAGAGTGCCGAAGGACCAGCAGAGACTGATTTTCAACGGTAGACAGCTCGAGTCTGGCATGAAGTTGCAGGACTATGACATCACATCATTGAGCACCATTCACATGACGCTCCGTCTACGAGGAGGATAATGATGCAGAAAGCTGTTAAAATGTTACTACTCCGTGTTTTGAGTAGTTCTGTCAGTCCTGCGGTGTTCTTGTTAACTTTACGTTGACTGTAGTAAGTTATAATTCCAGGCTATTGTTTATATTCATGTATGATACAGCAGGGCAAAACATCGTTCCTCGTAACAAAAGATAGGCCTACTGCTTTATAATGGCAGTGATGAGCAATTCTTTAAATTCATTTGCTGTATTTTGCATTGTTATAAAAAATAGCCTAATAATTTAAACCTTTccaaatttgtttttgttaaaagtgCTAAAATCTATTCAAATGTTTATTCAAGTGTTTTCAATGCCGTGATGTTCACACGGTATTATGTCCTGAGCATGAACCTTCATGTTCACTGTAATTTCAGTGTATATATCTTTACATTCCTGTATCTTTAATATATATCacattttgcattattaaaaacaataataatgtttttgctgtatttttttatgtttaaaataaataaataattgaaacatTTCCAAGCATGTGGTGCGTTTTTACCGACTTACGGATTAGTCCAGTGATTTCTTTTAAATCAGTTTGTAAGTCTGTTAATTATTACTCAAGATTTACTATAATGAAAACTTTATCATTTCTATTCAATAATGAAAATCAAAAACT
This Danio aesculapii chromosome 5, fDanAes4.1, whole genome shotgun sequence DNA region includes the following protein-coding sequences:
- the gatc gene encoding glutamyl-tRNA(Gln) amidotransferase subunit C, mitochondrial translates to MFCKCAADFLRALRPAPPRFGVLNLTALNASMSANRTSWSRWTHMRESSNAAWTPKVPQAPTWEPVAENQLPPATRVSPDLVDKLERLALVDFGSEEGVDCLEKAIRFADQLHVVNTDGVEPMDSVLEDRELYLRDDTVTEGECAEELLQLAKRTVEEYFLAPPGNIPLPKREERSAMLKDSEF
- the LOC130228438 gene encoding uncharacterized protein LOC130228438, which produces MKLTVKFMSGYETLEVSDDASVGELKQRIFQLVGVITYEQKLCVNHDKNNILKDDSRSLSSYGLNSGSEVILLIKQSFQVFVRNHSGQTKTYDVDANETVDQLREKVYRKERVPVDEQLLTCNSKQLQSGMKLQDYDIKAGSTIDLGLRLRGG
- the LOC130228439 gene encoding uncharacterized protein LOC130228439 gives rise to the protein MQLIVKLLSGEEKRLEVSGDATVGNLKQVISQYFKVPAFKQKLSAENGQRISLEDESRTLTSYGLNSGSVVMLLITTNPASFQVFVKNEKGQVKTYDVNANETVDQLQTKIYQKERVPKDQQRLIFNGRQLESGMKLQDYDITSLSTIHMTLRLRGG